The Fictibacillus arsenicus genome contains a region encoding:
- the rlmD gene encoding 23S rRNA (uracil(1939)-C(5))-methyltransferase RlmD — protein sequence MTKADLPVHKNESYEVDIVDLTHEGAGVARVNGFTLFVPNTLPGERAKIKVVGVKRGFGFGRLEELIEASPERVEPPCPIYKWCGGCQLQHLSYEGQLEYKRKQVEDVLTRIGKLEGVPVLPTLGMGDEPWRYRNKAQVPVGERGGRIITGFYQKRSHEIVEMDSCIITGDTNDDAVQAVKEIVNKYNITAYDEQKHKGILRHIIARYGKTTGDLMIVLVTNGKDLPQRKKIIEDITAALPEIKSIVQNINSKRTNVIFGDETRVLWGAEYIHDYIGDIKFAISARSFYQINPDQTKVLYDQALKYAELNGDETVIDAYCGIGTISLFLAQKAKKVYGVEIVPEAIEDARRNAELNNITNAEFAVGKSEDVIPEWKKQGITPDVIVVDPPRKGCDEELLKTIIEMKPKRVVYVSCNPATLARDLRVLEDGGFNTVQVQPVDMFPQTTHVEAVALLGLE from the coding sequence ATGACAAAGGCTGATTTGCCTGTTCATAAAAATGAGAGTTATGAAGTTGATATAGTGGATTTAACCCATGAAGGCGCTGGAGTTGCGCGCGTTAATGGGTTTACTTTGTTTGTACCGAACACTTTGCCAGGAGAGCGTGCAAAGATAAAGGTTGTTGGCGTTAAAAGAGGATTCGGTTTCGGAAGATTAGAAGAACTTATAGAAGCGAGTCCTGAACGGGTTGAACCGCCATGCCCGATTTACAAATGGTGCGGAGGCTGTCAGCTGCAGCATTTATCATACGAAGGACAGTTAGAATATAAACGCAAGCAGGTAGAAGATGTTCTAACACGGATCGGAAAGCTTGAGGGAGTGCCCGTATTGCCAACACTCGGTATGGGAGACGAGCCTTGGCGCTACCGAAATAAAGCACAAGTACCAGTTGGAGAGCGAGGCGGCCGAATCATTACAGGTTTCTACCAAAAACGCAGCCACGAAATCGTAGAAATGGACAGCTGCATCATTACAGGCGATACGAACGATGACGCCGTTCAAGCTGTAAAAGAGATCGTAAACAAGTACAACATTACAGCCTATGATGAACAAAAACACAAAGGTATTCTCCGTCATATCATCGCACGTTACGGGAAGACCACTGGCGATTTGATGATTGTCTTAGTGACAAACGGTAAGGATCTGCCGCAGCGTAAAAAAATCATCGAAGATATAACAGCAGCACTACCAGAGATTAAATCAATCGTGCAAAACATAAACTCTAAGCGTACGAACGTAATTTTTGGTGACGAAACACGAGTATTATGGGGTGCTGAATACATCCATGATTACATCGGTGACATTAAATTCGCCATTTCCGCGAGATCTTTCTATCAGATCAACCCAGATCAAACGAAAGTACTTTACGACCAAGCTTTAAAATATGCTGAACTAAACGGGGACGAAACCGTTATTGATGCGTATTGCGGAATCGGCACAATCTCACTTTTCCTCGCGCAAAAAGCGAAAAAAGTGTACGGAGTAGAAATTGTCCCAGAAGCAATTGAAGATGCTAGACGAAACGCAGAGTTAAATAACATCACAAATGCAGAGTTCGCTGTAGGAAAGTCAGAAGATGTGATTCCTGAGTGGAAGAAACAAGGGATTACACCAGACGTAATTGTAGTCGATCCGCCGCGTAAAGGGTGCGACGAGGAACTATTAAAAACAATTATTGAGATGAAGCCTAAACGCGTTGTCTATGTAAGCTGTAATCCGGCAACATTGGCACGTGACCTCCGTGTTTTAGAAGATGGTGGATTTAATACGGTACAAGTCCAGCCGGTGGATATGTTTCCTCAGACAACACATGTTGAAGCAGTTGCGCTGCTTGGGCTTGAATAA
- a CDS encoding tRNA dihydrouridine synthase has translation MIDNFWRDLPRPFFVLAPMEDVTDVVFRHVVSEAGRPDVFFTEFTNSDSYCHPEGMKSVRGRLTFTEDEQPIVAHIWGDNPEYFRQMSIGMKEMGFKGIDINMGCPVPNVASRGKGSGLILRPDVAAELIQAAKAGGLPVSVKTRLGFKEVNEWEEWLTHILKQDIANLSIHLRTREEMSLVDAHWELIPEIKKLRDRIAPDTLLTINGDIPDRQVGLQLAEKYGIDGVMIGRGIFKNPFAFEKEPREHSSQEYLDLLRLQLDLQDKYAEEVPRSITGLHRFFKIYVKGFPGAAELRNQLMNTKSTDEVRALLDNLD, from the coding sequence ATGATAGATAATTTTTGGCGTGATTTACCGCGTCCATTTTTTGTACTTGCACCAATGGAAGATGTGACAGATGTAGTTTTTCGTCATGTCGTAAGTGAAGCCGGTCGGCCGGATGTATTTTTCACAGAGTTTACAAACTCGGATAGCTATTGTCATCCGGAGGGCATGAAAAGTGTTCGCGGCCGTTTGACGTTTACGGAAGATGAACAGCCGATAGTGGCACATATTTGGGGCGATAATCCCGAATATTTCCGCCAAATGAGCATTGGCATGAAAGAGATGGGATTTAAAGGCATTGATATAAATATGGGCTGCCCTGTACCTAATGTCGCTTCCAGAGGGAAAGGGAGCGGCCTTATTCTGCGTCCGGATGTTGCGGCAGAACTTATTCAAGCAGCAAAAGCGGGCGGACTTCCTGTCAGTGTAAAAACACGACTTGGCTTTAAAGAGGTAAATGAGTGGGAGGAGTGGCTAACGCATATTTTAAAACAGGATATTGCGAACCTTTCTATTCATTTACGTACAAGAGAGGAAATGAGCTTAGTAGATGCACATTGGGAGCTTATTCCGGAAATAAAAAAATTACGTGATCGAATCGCACCAGATACGCTGCTAACAATCAATGGAGACATCCCTGACCGTCAAGTCGGGCTGCAGCTTGCTGAGAAATACGGTATTGATGGTGTAATGATCGGACGGGGGATTTTTAAAAATCCTTTTGCTTTTGAAAAAGAGCCAAGAGAGCACAGCAGCCAAGAATATCTTGATCTTTTAAGACTGCAGCTCGACCTACAGGATAAATATGCAGAAGAAGTACCGCGTTCAATAACAGGGCTTCATCGTTTTTTCAAGATCTATGTCAAAGGATTCCCTGGAGCTGCTGAATTACGAAATCAATTGATGAACACGAAATCAACAGATGAAGTGCGTGCATTGCTTGATAACTTAGACTGA